The following nucleotide sequence is from Chelmon rostratus isolate fCheRos1 chromosome 11, fCheRos1.pri, whole genome shotgun sequence.
ctcacacacacacacacacacacacactcacacactcacactcacacacacacacacacacacacacacactcacacactcacacactcacacactcacactcacacactcacactcacacactcacactcacactcacactcacacacacactcacacacacactcacactcacacacacacacacacacacacaccagctgtgaGGTCCTTGCAGTGGCTCATGAACTCGGCAGCGCTGTGGATCAGGCCTCTCTTGCACATGCTCAGTGCGGTCTTCCTGTCCGGCCCGCAGGCCTCGTAGATGACGGTGGCCAACGCCAGACACGTGTCGGCCACACCGGGGTTCTTCTGAGCATGCTCGGTCAGGATGTCGCCCAGATCCTCAGAGAAGGTGAGTCTGGTGGGAGGATGAAGACTGTCGAGACCTGAACAGCGACAGGGGTCAGACGGACCGTTTCAGattctctgctgtgtttacctgtcGTGGGCGACGGCGTGGGTGACGAGCTGCGTGGCGCCGTGCCGCAGCACGCAGCGGACGGCGTGCGGGGACAGAGCAGCTGACAGCCGGTCGCCGGCCGGGACGGTCATCAGCAGGGCCTggaagaagagcaggagaggggagaCGGACCCCGGGGGCCCCTTCACACctggcagagagacaggtgtgCAGGAAGACAAACGTCAgccaataaacagaaaacaaactttgtcTCGTTCAGATCATGGAGTCCGTTACTGACAGTGAGCTAGAAGCAACGTGATTGGTTGATTAGTTACAGAAGAACAGGTACCTCAGGTCTGCAGGGCGGTGCAGCACCTGAGTGAAGGTGTCGTCTGTGTGTTTCCTACCTTCAAACAGCTCCATGGTATCGAGGTTCCTCAGGACTCCTCGAGGAGATCTGGCAGCGAGGAGAGCAGCCTCCTCATACTGAGCTGAATCAAAGAGCTCCATAAacctgacagagaggaggacagacagggacaAGGTCCAGAGAGAGTCCGCAGAGTTCAGATAAACCGATCAGACCTGAACGCAGCACCTGTCCAAGTAATCTGTCAGGAGTCTGGACCCGTCGACTCCGCTCGGCTCTTCGTCCTCAAACAGCTCGGCGTCGACGCTGCGGGCATCTTCATCCGTCACTGCGGGACAAACAGCGGGAGGTTGGTGAAAGGCGTTTCTATGAATGAATAACGTATGAGCGCGGGGACGTCTTCACTGCACCTCATGTGTTTGATTTAGACCGAGTTCCCCTGAACACAACACCAAGATGGATTCAAACTGAAGAATCGAGGCAGATTCTGATCAGTTATCATCACTGTTGAAGAAGTTAACATGGTGTGCCCGTGTTTGTCCTCATGAAATGAGATGGGACAGGCTGAGTTGAGATAATATTTAGTGAAATTTTTACTGCCATTACTTTTTAACCCTTTAAACATCCTCTGCAGAGCCATTAAACCATCACTAAAACTGTCTGTTCCCAGACAGCTTTGTTAAATTTAATcttctgactgcagcagtgtCTCACCGCTCGTCTGTCTGACGTTCTCCAGCGTGGAACCCAGGAGTTCCTCCAGAGGAACCTGCTGCTTCTCGCTCTCCCAGTCGGACAGACGGTCAGACACAAAGCTCAGACGCTTGTAtctgcagacagacggacaaacAGCTCCGTGGACAAAGAGGCCGAGAGTCAAATGTCACGATCAACAGCCCTGAACGCATCTTTATCTTAATAATGAGACACGTGTTCAGTTTACGTCACCACACCTGGACACAGACTGGCCAAACTGAGGCGCTTAGACGCTTCAAGACCTGCAAATACTTTGTCCCATACTTCAACTAAACCGATGATTtccaataaaacacagcagagttgAAGCAGAGTTATTTTTGACCCATTCTCACACTTTATCTGACAGCAGTTTTAGTGCTTCTGCTCTTACAGGACTTTCAGTCGGTTGTTCTCGGAGCTCAGCCGGTCTCGGTGGTGCTCGGCAGCCTGCAGCTTGGCGTCCAGCTCGTCTTTGACCTCCAGGGGGACGCAGTGACTCTTCCTGTCCAGTAGGGCGGCTCTCTGGGCTTCGAGATGCCTCAGATGTCGCTCCAGAGCCTCTGGATCCTCTGACTCGGCCACCGTCAGACCTGGGGGACGAGACGAGGATGAGGTGACACAGACGCTCGTTCCTGCCACGGATGAGCTCCTGAGTACTGACACATAGAAAGACCCCCAACTCTCCTTCACAAGAGCAAGACACCCACACTGAGACGTTAAGCTGTCCAATTTAAAAAACCTTTAGATTTGTGTCCACTCCAGTGTTTCCAGGTGGTTTTGTACAGAGCTCTGTCCACTGTGAAACACCTGAACAGCATGAAAACTGCTaaatctcttcttcttcgtcgtctTTTCAgttggcaaaaaaacaaaactgcatcgGAGCAAACATcaggagagagacggacagcCGACTGACCGGCCGACAAAATCAACGCAGGTCCAGTCTGAGATCCGCTGCGCTGCGTCTCATCACGACGTTTAAAATCAGGTCACATAGAAAGTCGGACAtgtcattaaaatatacagttaAATTAATTTTCTGATCTCTGTAGAGAAAGTTGGAACATTTCTGACAtccaacacacaacacagttcATTAACCAGGCCTGCGTATCATCAGAGGTACCAGGGATCCATGTGCTCTGCTCTCGAGATGATCTCTGTCT
It contains:
- the LOC121613626 gene encoding clathrin heavy chain linker domain-containing protein 1-like, with product MCEPPKSNSSSSRKEDRHSTPDILMCERDERFFQSLYDFIKHEKQYLQCPEEGPDELRYSIYRSVFNKVIARATTYKRLLLTINSGYDDVVRALQRQEDEARTARRTLAASTSHPKSLITCQRRAAHLRERIFVLRRETAELQEQIRRQRSSREQSTWIPGLTVAESEDPEALERHLRHLEAQRAALLDRKSHCVPLEVKDELDAKLQAAEHHRDRLSSENNRLKVLYKRLSFVSDRLSDWESEKQQVPLEELLGSTLENVRQTSVTDEDARSVDAELFEDEEPSGVDGSRLLTDYLDRFMELFDSAQYEEAALLAARSPRGVLRNLDTMELFEGVKGPPGSVSPLLLFFQALLMTVPAGDRLSAALSPHAVRCVLRHGATQLVTHAVAHDRLTFSEDLGDILTEHAQKNPGVADTCLALATVIYEACGPDRKTALSMCKRGLIHSAAEFMSHCKDLTAEDCMWVLCRSPSLSLLQLLTEPLRRQAAILPVGVACSTLLADPQQQELALQLLDSFVSRGRGVLEEVILEDSSSSVDVWTDTASLCSDLNRADLSRAVLSVLLDQSGTRVSSPDLEGARLVEHIFL